The following are from one region of the Mus caroli chromosome 13, CAROLI_EIJ_v1.1, whole genome shotgun sequence genome:
- the Ccnb1 gene encoding G2/mitotic-specific cyclin-B1 has protein sequence MALRVTRNTKINTENKAKVSMAGAKRVPVTVTAASKPGLRPRTALGDIGNKVSEELQARVPLKREAKTLGTGKGTVKVLPKPVEKVPVCEPEVELAEPEPEAEHVREEKLSPEPILVDNPSPSPMETSGCAPAEEYLCQAFSDVILAVSDVDADDGADPNLCSEYVKDIYAYLRQLEEEQSVRPKYLQGREVTGNMRAILIDWLIQVQMKFRLLQETMYMTVSIIDRFMQNSCVPKKMLQLVGVTAMFIASKYEEMYPPEIGDFAFVTNNTYTKHQIRQMEMKILRVLNFSLGRPLPLHFLRRASKVGEVDVEQHTLAKYLMELSMLDYDMVHFAPSQIAAGAFCLALKILDNGEWTPTLQHYLSYTEESLLPVMQHLAKNVVMVNCGLTKHMTVKNKYAASKHAKISTLAQLNCTLVQNLSKAVTKA, from the exons ATGGCGCTCAGGGTCACTAGG AACACGAAaattaacacagaaaataagGCCAAGGTCAGTATGGCAGGCGCCAAGCGTGTGCCTGTGACAGTTACTGCTGCTTCCAAGCCCGGGCTGAGACCGAGAACTGCTCTTGGAGACATTGGTAATAAAGTCAGCGAAGAGCTACAGGCAAGAGTGCCTCTGAAACGG GAAGCGAAAACGCTAGGTACTGGAAAAGGTACTGTTAAAGTCCTACCAAAACCTGTAGAGAAGGTGCCTGTGTGTGAACCAGAGGTGGAACTtgctgagcctgagcctgaggcTGAACATGTTAGAGAAGAGAAGCTTTCTCCCGAACCTATTTTG GTTGATAATCCCTCTCCAAGCCCAATGGAAACATCTGGATGTGCGCCTGCAGAGGAGTATCTGTGTCAGGCTTTCTCGGATGTAATCCTTGCAGTGAGTGACGTAGATGCAGATGATGGAGCGGACCCAAACCTCTGTAGTGAATATGTGAAAGATATCTATGCTTACCTCAGACAACTGGAG gaagagcagtcagttagACCAAAATACCTACAGGGTCGTGAAGTCACTGGAAACATGAGAGCTATCCTCATTGACTGGCTAATACAGGTTCAGATGAAATTTAGGCTGCTTCAGGAGACCATGTACATGACTGTGTCCATTATTGATCGGTTCATGCAG AACAGTTGTGTGCCCAAGAAGATGCTGCAGCTGGTTGGTGTAACGGCCATGTTTATTGCAAGCAAATATGAGGAGATGTACCCTCCAGAAATAGGTGACTTCGCCTTTGTGACTAACAACACGTACACTAAGCACCAGATCAGACAGATGGAGATGAAGATTCTCAGAGTTCTGAACTTCAGCCTGGGTcgccctctgcctctgcacttcCTCCGCAGAGCATCTAAAGTCGGAGAG GTGGACGTCGAGCAGCACACTTTGGCCAAATACCTCATGGAGCTCTCCATGCTGGACTACGACATGGTGCATTTTGCTCCTTCTCAAATTGCAGCTGGGGCTTTCTGCTTAGCCCTTAAAATTCTTGACAACGGTGAATGG ACACCAACTCTGCAGCACTACCTGTCCTACACTGAAGAATCCCTGCTTCCTGTTATGCAGCACCTGGCTAAGAATGTAGTCATGGTGAACTGTGGCCTTACAAAGCACATG ACTGTCAAGAACAAGTATGCAGCATCTAAGCATGCTAAGATCAGCACGCTGGCACAGCTGAACTGTACACTAGTTCAGAATTTGTCTAAGGCCGTGACAAAGGCATAA